A segment of the Candidatus Sumerlaea chitinivorans genome:
CTCAGCCCGCCCCCCACCATGAGACCAAAGCCGACTTCGTGTTTACCATTCGTGATGCGCTCCGTGCCGTAGACGCCGATGTCGTTGATGTCTGGCTGAGCGCACCGCAAACGGCACCCAGAAATAGAGATCTTAAATTTCCTGGGGAGGTTTGAAAAATCACGGTTTCCAGTGAGATAAGTGCTCACCTTCTTCACGAGGGGCGAGGCATCGCAATACTCGCTTGCGTCAATCCCAGCTACTGGGCAGCCAACCACGTTGCGTGTGACGTCGCCGCAAGCCCCAACTGTGAGAAGCCCCACCCGATGCAACCGCCGGAAGATCTCTGGCACGTCTTCAATTCGAACCCAATGGAGTTGGTAGTTTTGCCGCGTTGTAATGTCAACGAGGCCCCGGGCAAACTCATTCGCAATTTCACCGACCGCACGGATTTGGTTGGCGAGGAGGTCGCCGTTGGGGATCTTGATCCGCATCATGAAGTAGCCGTCTTTGGGCCGCTGCTGGTACAGGCCATACCACTTAAAAAGGTCAATAAACTCGCGGTCCATTTTTTCAAAGCCGACTTCGGCCGCCCGCATGATATCGGCTAAGACGTCCAACCCATCTTTTTGTTGTTTGAGCTCTTCAACTTTGTTTGGCATTGGAGTTCTCTATAAAAATAGTAGAGTTATAGGCTAAGTAATGCTACGTGTCCCGCTCGCCTTTATTCGCACCCAGTAGTCTGATTATTATTTCCGCAAGCACCGGGCGTGTAATCAGCCGTTTTCATTGAAAGTCTGGCATATCCAGGTCTGCGGGAACCAAGGCGCCTTGCTGGATTCCCGACGTGTAATGGGTATCGTTTTGTTCAAGCGGTGTAGCCGTTGGATCACTTTATTCAGTTTTTCGCCGGCCGTACCCGTTGGAACTGACGTAAGCGCGCTATAAACAAGGAATATTCAAATAGGTCACTCCATCGCCGATGTTCAGAGCTTCTCTGATCAAGCTGCCCAAATAGTGGTAAACCTCGTCCCGGGACTCAGCAGTACTCAAGCTAATTGGGGCCGCCGCTTTGTCGTCTGGAACCCCGGCGGGATGGGCGTTGGACGCCTACACAACGTCTTCATTTGGCAGCGCGCTCTGCACTGACGTGCTCGCTGATTGCCATCCGAACGATGGGGTTTCGGGCAAGAACTTCACAGGCTTGTCGGTAATTAAAGAGCCCCGTGGCGATCAACAGCGCCTTTGGCACCACCTTCTCAACCTTTTGGGAGACCTCGATACACTCGCTGATTGTGGCATTGCGCTGAGAGGCGGTGAGTTCGTCTGTCTCGAAGATAGCGCGCAGGAGAGCTTCAAGCGCCGTGTCCATGTCGACGCCGATCAGGTCCATGATGATTCCCAACGTCCGGTGGAAGAGCTTGTTGTTTGAAATGCGCAAGTCCACCATTCGATTCCCGTAAACTTTTCCGGCAAGGATATGGGCTCCCGTGGTCAACGCGTTTAGGACAAGTTTGAAACTAAGTTCGGTGGTCGCGACGCCGAAGACGTCGTCTTCACCCATGCACACATTGACAACGAGAACGTTCCCAGGAGTCGGATGCTCACCCCACCCCACAGCGGCACACTTTACGCCGCGCTTGTGTATTTCCGGTACGAGGCTAACGGCACTTGGCACGTTGCCTAGGATGACGCAGAGGTCATTTTCTGACAACTGCGGCAGCTTGTCGTTTCGAAAATCCTCAATTGAGACGCGATAATGGGGTGCGCGGCCCGAAAGATCCACGCTCCCATCCGGGTAAAGCGTTCGCCATCCTCCTTCGACGAACCCACGAACGTCTTCAAAAGCAGCCCCGAAAGTGGGTGGACACTCGGACGCGTCGATCAGTCCTAAGATGCCAGCATCTGGTTCGGGGCGAGAACTTTTCGCACTGCGGCCGGCTCCACCCAAGTAATAGATGTGTCCTTTCGTTCGCAGTGTGGCTCCGCCTAATTCCACAAGTTGGGATATTTCAGAAATGCCGTGGTAAGTGCATCGGTAGGCGCGCTCATAACGCTCGAATGCATCGCGTACGAACTGTTGGACGCTCTCTTTGGGCAGTTTTCCCAAGAGCTGCAAACGAACTGCAGCAAAGAGGACCTCCAGAAGGATTTTAGTCGCGGTTCCACTTTTCATTCGGGTGGAGCCGGTGATCGGTTCGGGGCCAATGACGGGATTCAATAATGCGCCATTCGAAGCTGCTGCGACTTTTTCAGCTGTTGCCTTAAATGGCCACGGCCACCCTTCCACTGGCGTGGTGCGGGCGAGCTCCAAAGGGTTAAATCCCAAGAGCACCGCTTTCCAATTTGGTTGCTGGAGCGCATACTCCAATTGTCCAGCAATGTACGGCGCACTAAAGCCGCAAGTAATCCCAACGTAGAACACGTGCTGACTGTTTTGAGCTATCGCCTCAAGGTCGCGTTGGGCCTGATATGGATCATCCTCTGCTCCTTCTTGGGCCTGAATCAAGGCTGGGGGGCCGCCGGCCAGAAGAAACCGGAAGGGTGACGGACTCGGCCACCCGGGAAGATGATTGAACTCCCGCGCAATGAACATAGCCAATCGGCCACTGGTACCTGCCCCGCTAAGAACAACAAGCCCATCTCCTTGGGAGAGGATGTTTGCGCACCAGTCTGTAAGCTCAGCCATGCGCTCCAAGGTGTCGCTGTCGTAAAGCCCCGGATAGGTCCCGTAACCCGCAAATATCTGTGCGTCCGTCTGACGCAGCAGTCGCACAATTCCGAGTGGGGAAGCGAGATCAATGTCGCCCGTCAGTAGATTAGGGGTTTCCGTAATTGAACGGCTATGCTTCATGACCTCTCCCAACTTTTAAAGATTCGTCCGCACCGTGTAAACATCGGCAAAACTGGAGTCATGAATTTCAACTCGCAACCGAATTTGAAGGATACCTCGAAATCACGGATAGACGCCTAATGCCTATCGCACGCTGATTGGATAAGAAAACTCGCTCCAGTAGGTGCCATCGGCTCGCGCTGGGACAATAGCCATGTGAAACAAATTCGACTGCGTGCCATCGGTATTCCACCGCGCTACGCGGGCACGCAAACCATCAAGCGTAAAGCTTAGTTCGAACTTGGAGTCTTGAACCCGAGCACGCTTTTCCAAAAGGGGAACACCGCCTTGTTCGGGCATCACAAAAAGCACGACTTCGCGGCTTGTGGGTGGGGCGGTGCCAGAAATCGAATATGTGGAGCCCAAGCGCATCAATTTGCCCGGCATATCCGTCAAGTGTAAAATAACTCCGTTAATTGCAAAAGCGGTGAGTGGGAAGGGGGACGGCCCAGCAAATTTGCTCACTCCAGAACCGTCATTTGCCGAAGTGTAAATGTGGCCTTCTTTCGGAATGCCGTCCCCTGCAACATCGAGAAATGTGGCTCGGAGAGACTCTCCCAATCCATTCTGAACTTGGAAATGTAGATGGGGACGCGAGGAATAACCGGTGTTTCCGCTCAGTGCGATCACCTGTCCGCCGCGCACGATTTCGCCCTCGCGTACCTTCACAGAATTCGCCTGAAGGTGGAGATACTCCGTGTAAATCCCGTTGCCGTGATCCAGCACAACCATATTTGCCTTTTGGCGGAGCGAAGGATGAGTGCCACCCTCTACGGAATCTTGCTTAATACAGACTACCATGCCGTCGGCTACTGCGCATACCGGCGACCCCAAGGGCATAGCAAAATCCCATGCGTAAAAGCTGTAACCCGAGTGAGAGAAAGAACCACCAATCCCTTGAATAACGGGGTAGGACATGCCGGCCGGATAGGGCAATTTCATGCGCAGGTCGGCTGCATGCGTTCGTTCTGGTTCCACCTGCTCTGTATCGGGATCGGCGGTGCCGCGGGCGGCTGGGATCTCAGGGGCAAACAAGAGAATGATAAGCAGGGCTCCTAAGAAGACCCCCGCCTTGGTGTGCTCCGGTAGTGCAGTTTTTATTAAAGGACTCATCGGACGGTTTATTTAGCGAAAGACGATGAGCTGGACGCAAGCGTGACGTTCGAACCGTTGCCAGGGGTGCAAAGGTGGCAATTTTGGCAAGGCGGAAGTGTGTCGCATGCCAGTTATGGTACATGTCCCCACCGCGATTTGGTGCAAAGAGCGTGGAGAAGAAATGGAATTGATTTTCCCCGAGCATTTTTCTCCCTCTTCAATGAGTACAACCAATGGCGACGGTGAGCGTGAACCTTTTTTGGAAGATCTTTGTTTTTACGGCGGCGATCGCGTTTGTCGGGACTTGGGTCGTGCGTGCGGTCATGCGGCGCATGGGGGTGTACGATGCGCCGTCAGAGAGCCGTAAGATCCATCGCGAACCCGTCGCTTATGAAGGGGGAGTGGCGATCTACGTGGCGTTTGTAGCGGGCCTACTCTTTTACCAAGCTCTGGAGGGTACCTCCCTATTCTTTCGGGACGACATAAAAGCGATGATTCTTGGTGCGACGTTGACGGTGGCGTTAGGGGTTGCCGATGACCTCTTAGATCTCCGCCCAGTCATTAAGCTTTTGGGCCAAATTGGAATCGGATATGTCATGTATCGGGCGGGATTTCAGGTGGAGCGCATTAGCAACCCCTTCGGTCAAGAGATCCAGTTTTGGCCGTGGGTGAGTATGATTGGGACAATCCTTTGGTACGCAATTCTCATGAATGGCATCAACATGATCGACGGACTTGACGGTTTGGCGGCGGGGATCGTTGCCATTACGTGCATCACATTGGGGGCTATAAGCGTAGATCTTGGCCAACCCTTGGCGGCGGTGTTGGCGCTGATTGGCGCCGCGGCGTGTTTCGGCTTTTTGCCCTTCAACTTCAATCCGGCTACGATTTTCATGGGCGATGCGGGCAGTTTGCTGCTCGGGTTCCTTTTAGCCTCCATCACGCTTCTCTCCAGCTCAAAAGCGCCGGCTTTGCTGACACTCTTGATTCCGGTGTTGGCTGTGGCACTACCACTCTTCGAGACGCTCTTTGCGTTCGTTCGACGTATCCTCCGCGGACAAAACCCATTTGCGGGGGATCGAAGTCACCTTCACCATCGCTTCCTCGATCTCGGATTCTCTGTTCGCAGGACCGTGCTTATTTTTTACTACTTCACGGCATATTTGGGGGTGACTGCATACGTTCTCCAACGATTGGATTCGCGAAGCACCATCCTCGTCGCGATCCTCATCGCAATCGGTCTGCTTCTGCTGGCCAACAGCATGGGCTACCTTCGGGACAAATCTGCAGCACGCTAACGCCGGCTCTTGATCCGCTTCAGTCGTTCCCATGCTGCTAATCGTCGCTGAATTGGTTGAGCGATTTGTGCATTCACGTGGGGAATGGCTTCCTTGATCTGATGGCGATCTTCGAGCTTTGGCACCGAGATTGGCTGGTGATATTTGACCACAATTGGCCGAAACCAACGAGGTAGAAGATGGTGCTTCGGCCAAGCTTCGTAGGCCCCAATGATGCTTACCGGCACAAGGGTGGCACCCGTGGTCAATGCGATACGTGCTGCTCCCTGTTCAAAGGGAGCCAGCTTTCCATCAGGACTTCGTCCGCCCTCAGGGAAAATCAATACAACTTCATTGCGTTCCAACACGCGAATCGTCTGGGAAACGGCCCCTTTGTCCGCGCTTTTTAGTTTTACAGGAAACGCGCCGTAAAGCGAGATAAACCATCCGAGGAGTGGAACGCGAAACAAGGGTTCCATTGCCATGAATCGCATCCGGTAGGGAATCCCTGCTGGCACGACCAACGCGTCGTAGTATGAAACGTGATTGGGAGTGATAATTGCGGGCCCATGATCCGGAAGCAGATTTTGGCAGCGGTAGCGCAAGAAGTGAAAGATTCGAAAGTACAGGATAAAAACAGCTCTGGTGATTTCCCACAACACGTTTGTCCGTAGAATATCCCCTCGCGGGCGAGCAAGGCCGGGAGCGTATCTCCTGATGAGTTTCATCCGCATGTGCTCCTGAGAAAGGTCCTTTGTGCTAATTGCTCTCGCTGCTTCGGAAGCAACGTCGCCACCACATATGGCGCTCTGCAACTGTTTCTTGAATTCTGAAGTAGTAAACTCTCGTCGCGTACTGTAGAGAAACTGTTAGCATGATGTTTTCACTGGAGCGTGAACAGTGACAAAACCAGAACTCCTTCTCTCGTCCTCTTACCCAAAGAAAGCCGATGCTTACGTTCTGTTGGTGACGCAGAAACAAGAAATCTTCCGAAAAGAATCCCTTTCCAGAGCTCCAGAGTGGCTGGATAGCGTTCTGGACGCGAACTCAAACAATGACTCTCCGGAGGTGTTTGCAAACGTTGCGTGGCCCTCGGGACCGAAGCATCTCATTGTTCTCCAACTAGACCGCGAGGGACGTTACGCGCTTGGAGAAGTGGTGAAGACGGCTTCAGCTCAGGCCCTCTCACATGCGCGCTCGTTGGGGTGTGCTTCGATTGCATTTCTGCTCGATGGTAAGGATGCCGACGACTTCGTTCCGTGGGTTGCTGAAGGGATACGGTTAGGAAGCTATGAGTTTAGCCGGTATCGCTCCCCGTCTCAGCGCAAGTCCACGGTGAACCGTGTAATCCTAGCGGTGAGAAAGGAGGGAATTTCGCACCTCCGTCGGCGTTTGTCTGAGATCGAAATTGTGGCCCAAGCCCAGAATTTCGCTCGCGACCTCGTCAACGAACCACCGAGTGTTTTGGGCCCACGCGCTCTTTGTAAACAAGCGCAGAGCGTGGCACGCGAGTTTGGGCTCCGCTGCCGTCTTCTGGGTAAGTCTGAGCTGAAGCGCTTGGGTTACCATGGGATTCTTGCTGTGGGGCAAGGTGCTGACGAGGAGCCTTGCCTAATCGAACTACACTATGCGCCCAAGCAACGGTCCCGCCATCGTGTCGCATTCGTCGGGAAAGCCGTGATGTTTGACACCGGTGGCTACTGCATCAAACCGGCGAAAGATATGTGGCGCATGAAAGGCGATATGGCGGGAGGTGCCGCCGTGTTGGCTGCGATGAAAGCAATCGCTCAGCTCCACCCCAACGCAGAAGTTTACGGCCTAATTCCGTGTGCGAAAAACCTTGTGAGCGCGCATGCGTTTCTTCCGGGCGACGTCATTCGCACGCGCATCGGAAAAACAGTACATGTCGGAAACACGGACGCCGAAGGTCGTCTGCTGCTCATGGATGCCTTCATTCATGCGGGGGACAAAAAAGTCACTTATCTCGTAGATATTGCCACGCTGACTGGCTCCGTTGTTCGAGCCCTTGGGCCTTCTGTGAGTGGAATTTTCGGAAATGACCAAGAGTGGGTTCAGGCCCTGATTGGCGCTGGTCAGCGCGTTGGGGAGGACTTCTGGCAATTGCCACTGGTCGAAGAGTACAGAGACTACCTGAAAAACCACGTTGCGGACCTCGATAATGTCGGCAATAAGCCCGACGCTGGGGCAATAGTTGCGGCTCTATTTCTTCGGGAGTTTGTACCTGACGGTGTTAAATGGGCTCACCTCGATATTGCCGGTCCCTTCTTAGTGGAACGCCAGTGGAAGTATTATGGGCCGGGCGCCACAGGGTTTGGGGTCCGCACGCTTGTGGAACTCCTTCGAAGGTTGCCGGAAAAGTAATTTCTTCCCGCGCTGTGACCTGTTTGGCGTGTGCTTGGGCGCAGCAAATTTGAGGGAAAAAGCTTATTGACCCACCGGCCCCCTTTGTTGCATGTGAGCGCAAACTAACCTCAGGCCTACGCGGGAGGGATGTGTGTGGTCATCTTTTACGAAAGATGAGAAGAAGCTATTCCTCTTCTTGGTCATCCTGCTTTTGATTGGCGCAATCGTGTTTCCATATCTTGATTCACGCCGCCGAGTTGAAGTGTTCACCGCGGGTAGTGAGGTGACGACCAGCGGACAGGTTGTAACGCGAGGGGGGCGCAGTTCAGGGATGCGGCGTTCAACACCGCCTGACAGCCCTCTTGATCTGAACGAAGCCACCCAAGAAGAGCTGGAAACCTTACCGGGGATTGGCAAGAGCCGAGCGGCAGCCATCATCCGATACCGTGAAGCCCATGGGCGATTTCGTTCCGTTAACGATCTTGCGAAGGTGTCGGGAATTGGAAAGAAAATCGCCGAGCAAGCTTCAGCGTTTGTAGTAGTGCAAAACGAAAACTCGGAAGGAGAAACGAGCCCGATTGCTAAGCAGCGGCTCGGCGGTGGTGTTTTTGTTCCGCTCGGAATCAAGTCCGAGCAAATGCTGGACTCACGACCTCCCACTGAAAAAACCTCTTCCGCTTCCAGGGCTCCGGCTACCCCAAGCGTAACCCAAGAAACCGGCGTTGTTGACATCAATAGTGCCAGCGAGAATGAGTTGGCAGCCCTCGAGCAAATCGGCCCAGTACTTGCGCGACGAATTGTTCAGTATCGCAACGAGCATGGGAGATTTCACTCCGTGGATGAGCTCGACCGCGTTCCGGGCATAGGGAAAAAGCGCATCGAGCTGAACCGTCACCGCTTGGTAGTCAAATAAATGGCACGAAATATTCGTGCAATCCATGATCCCCGCTGGATTTAGGGCACAATGCTTACCCCCGGCCATAGCGCTTGAACGGACTTCATTACGGGCGATTCAATGCAGGTGAAGCTTCGTCGACATAATAGCGAGGTAATCGTTTTCCAATCCGGGTCGTTAGCTCGTACCCAATGGTGCCGATGGCATTGGCTACAATTTCCACCGGCAGAAAACTCTGAGCACCTTTACCAAATGCGACGACTTCATCCCCCAACTGCGTCTCAGGAATGTGGGTCACGTCAAGAAGTGTAAGGTCCATACAGACTCTACCGACCACTCGCGCAGGAACTCCCCTCACGTGCATCACAGTGCGATTGCTTGCGTGTCGCGGGTATCCATCTGCATAGCCAAGTGGGATCGTCGCAATACGCGAGGGCTGCTTGGTGATATATGTGTGGCCATAGCTTAGTCCTTGGCCAGGTGGGACGTCTTTCAAATAAACGATACGACTCTTCAGAGTCATAGCGGGGCGCAAGGGGAGGCGTCGTTGTACGTCAGCACTGGGATATTGGCCGTAGAGGATAATGCCGGGGCGGACAGCATCAAAATGCGCCTCGGGAAAGTCCATCGTCGCGGCGGAGTTTGCGAGGTGGAACATTGGGACGTTGAAACCACTTGCAAGAACCTCTGCCCGCACTTGGTCGAAAGTTGCAATGTGTTGCTTGGTAATGTCCGCTGGCGGAGTGTCGGCACAGGGGAGATGGCTCATGATACCTTCCACCTGAAGTTCAGGATAGCGCATGAGCATTCTCAAGAATTCAAGCGTATCGGTCGGCGCTATCCCTAACCGCCCCATTCCGACATCCACTTTGACGTGAATGGCAACTTGCTGGCGCAAAGCGCGTGCACGTCCTGCAAGTGCTTCGACATGTTCCCGAGCACAAACAACAGCAATGCATCCAGCACGGACCAGGGATTCTGCCTGCCCGTCCAGAGGAGGTGCAAAAACCTGAATGGGGGAGGCAACGCCAGCTGCACGGAGTTCAAGTGCTTCCTCCACCCGCGCAACGCACAAGCGGTCTGCCCCCGCCTTGACCAGAGCTTTTGCCACGGGCACAGCTCCATGTCCGTAGGCATCTGCCTTCACCACAGCAAAAACGCGCGTCGACGGCGACACCAATGATTTCACAAGACGAAAGTTGTGAACAATTGCTCCCAGATC
Coding sequences within it:
- a CDS encoding Alanine racemase, producing the protein MTKSNDAVSTAPLSWVEVDLGAIVHNFRLVKSLVSPSTRVFAVVKADAYGHGAVPVAKALVKAGADRLCVARVEEALELRAAGVASPIQVFAPPLDGQAESLVRAGCIAVVCAREHVEALAGRARALRQQVAIHVKVDVGMGRLGIAPTDTLEFLRMLMRYPELQVEGIMSHLPCADTPPADITKQHIATFDQVRAEVLASGFNVPMFHLANSAATMDFPEAHFDAVRPGIILYGQYPSADVQRRLPLRPAMTLKSRIVYLKDVPPGQGLSYGHTYITKQPSRIATIPLGYADGYPRHASNRTVMHVRGVPARVVGRVCMDLTLLDVTHIPETQLGDEVVAFGKGAQSFLPVEIVANAIGTIGYELTTRIGKRLPRYYVDEASPALNRP
- a CDS encoding N-acetylmuramic acid 6-phosphate etherase, whose protein sequence is MKHSRSITETPNLLTGDIDLASPLGIVRLLRQTDAQIFAGYGTYPGLYDSDTLERMAELTDWCANILSQGDGLVVLSGAGTSGRLAMFIAREFNHLPGWPSPSPFRFLLAGGPPALIQAQEGAEDDPYQAQRDLEAIAQNSQHVFYVGITCGFSAPYIAGQLEYALQQPNWKAVLLGFNPLELARTTPVEGWPWPFKATAEKVAAASNGALLNPVIGPEPITGSTRMKSGTATKILLEVLFAAVRLQLLGKLPKESVQQFVRDAFERYERAYRCTYHGISEISQLVELGGATLRTKGHIYYLGGAGRSAKSSRPEPDAGILGLIDASECPPTFGAAFEDVRGFVEGGWRTLYPDGSVDLSGRAPHYRVSIEDFRNDKLPQLSENDLCVILGNVPSAVSLVPEIHKRGVKCAAVGWGEHPTPGNVLVVNVCMGEDDVFGVATTELSFKLVLNALTTGAHILAGKVYGNRMVDLRISNNKLFHRTLGIIMDLIGVDMDTALEALLRAIFETDELTASQRNATISECIEVSQKVEKVVPKALLIATGLFNYRQACEVLARNPIVRMAISEHVSAERAAK
- a CDS encoding Undecaprenyl-phosphate N-acetylglucosaminyl 1-phosphate transferase: MATVSVNLFWKIFVFTAAIAFVGTWVVRAVMRRMGVYDAPSESRKIHREPVAYEGGVAIYVAFVAGLLFYQALEGTSLFFRDDIKAMILGATLTVALGVADDLLDLRPVIKLLGQIGIGYVMYRAGFQVERISNPFGQEIQFWPWVSMIGTILWYAILMNGINMIDGLDGLAAGIVAITCITLGAISVDLGQPLAAVLALIGAAACFGFLPFNFNPATIFMGDAGSLLLGFLLASITLLSSSKAPALLTLLIPVLAVALPLFETLFAFVRRILRGQNPFAGDRSHLHHRFLDLGFSVRRTVLIFYYFTAYLGVTAYVLQRLDSRSTILVAILIAIGLLLLANSMGYLRDKSAAR
- a CDS encoding 1-acyl-sn-glycerol-3-phosphate acyltransferase, whose protein sequence is MKLIRRYAPGLARPRGDILRTNVLWEITRAVFILYFRIFHFLRYRCQNLLPDHGPAIITPNHVSYYDALVVPAGIPYRMRFMAMEPLFRVPLLGWFISLYGAFPVKLKSADKGAVSQTIRVLERNEVVLIFPEGGRSPDGKLAPFEQGAARIALTTGATLVPVSIIGAYEAWPKHHLLPRWFRPIVVKYHQPISVPKLEDRHQIKEAIPHVNAQIAQPIQRRLAAWERLKRIKSRR
- a CDS encoding Cytosol aminopeptidase PepA, whose amino-acid sequence is MTKPELLLSSSYPKKADAYVLLVTQKQEIFRKESLSRAPEWLDSVLDANSNNDSPEVFANVAWPSGPKHLIVLQLDREGRYALGEVVKTASAQALSHARSLGCASIAFLLDGKDADDFVPWVAEGIRLGSYEFSRYRSPSQRKSTVNRVILAVRKEGISHLRRRLSEIEIVAQAQNFARDLVNEPPSVLGPRALCKQAQSVAREFGLRCRLLGKSELKRLGYHGILAVGQGADEEPCLIELHYAPKQRSRHRVAFVGKAVMFDTGGYCIKPAKDMWRMKGDMAGGAAVLAAMKAIAQLHPNAEVYGLIPCAKNLVSAHAFLPGDVIRTRIGKTVHVGNTDAEGRLLLMDAFIHAGDKKVTYLVDIATLTGSVVRALGPSVSGIFGNDQEWVQALIGAGQRVGEDFWQLPLVEEYRDYLKNHVADLDNVGNKPDAGAIVAALFLREFVPDGVKWAHLDIAGPFLVERQWKYYGPGATGFGVRTLVELLRRLPEK
- a CDS encoding Late competence protein ComEA, DNA receptor, translated to MWSSFTKDEKKLFLFLVILLLIGAIVFPYLDSRRRVEVFTAGSEVTTSGQVVTRGGRSSGMRRSTPPDSPLDLNEATQEELETLPGIGKSRAAAIIRYREAHGRFRSVNDLAKVSGIGKKIAEQASAFVVVQNENSEGETSPIAKQRLGGGVFVPLGIKSEQMLDSRPPTEKTSSASRAPATPSVTQETGVVDINSASENELAALEQIGPVLARRIVQYRNEHGRFHSVDELDRVPGIGKKRIELNRHRLVVK
- a CDS encoding Peptidase family M23/M37, yielding MSPLIKTALPEHTKAGVFLGALLIILLFAPEIPAARGTADPDTEQVEPERTHAADLRMKLPYPAGMSYPVIQGIGGSFSHSGYSFYAWDFAMPLGSPVCAVADGMVVCIKQDSVEGGTHPSLRQKANMVVLDHGNGIYTEYLHLQANSVKVREGEIVRGGQVIALSGNTGYSSRPHLHFQVQNGLGESLRATFLDVAGDGIPKEGHIYTSANDGSGVSKFAGPSPFPLTAFAINGVILHLTDMPGKLMRLGSTYSISGTAPPTSREVVLFVMPEQGGVPLLEKRARVQDSKFELSFTLDGLRARVARWNTDGTQSNLFHMAIVPARADGTYWSEFSYPISVR